The following are encoded together in the Daucus carota subsp. sativus chromosome 5, DH1 v3.0, whole genome shotgun sequence genome:
- the LOC108222581 gene encoding uncharacterized protein LOC108222581: MATFTDLPCTLVYYIIFLLVQSSGGAADFARIISVCRDFHLYAEDGSVLRVVDFNMKMKSVKFYNFLNVKGLLVKCSEAGNVAAQHVLAKVILLSSTHLLLSEGKRKVFPFSDDPCDGLKLKRLIRDTNVPAQNSKVSSFMSYFSPLQVHTSDSPTRLVHHQLVKRFLINANLDDLIEMDILLRYGIRYLMSDTRENSTLIYCITKMVSLACYIGYLAKVNESFSDCLRWVREFLEVHSDRGFYKVSGKYTCLRHLVVRKCIMTAGLDSREALRDENFVEALRQEVSDKLGQSYIGLSEMRAAAVDHFENEVE; encoded by the exons ATGGCGACATTCACAGACTTACCCTGTACGCTTGTGTATTATATCATATTTCTGTTGGTGCAGTCTTCAGGTGGAGCAGCGGATTTCGCCAGAATTATCTCTGT TTGCAGAGATTTTCATTTGTATGCCGAAGATGGATCCGTTTTAAGGGTTGTCGATTTTAATATGAAGATGAAATCTGTGAAATTTTACAATTTCCTAAATGTCAAAGGCCTACTCGTTAAATGTTCTGAAGCGGGTAATGTAGCTGCTCAGCATGTGCTTGCGAAG GTGATATTGCTGAGCTCTACCCATTTGTTACTTAGCGAAGGGAAAAGGAAAGTTTTTCCTTTCAGTGACGATCCTTGTGATGGTTTAAAGCTTAAACGTTTGATTCGAGACACAAATGTTCCGGCTCAGAACAGTAAAGTTAGTTCTTTTATGTCCTATTTTTCACCTCTACAAGTACACACCAGTGACTCGCCAACAAGATTGGTTCACCACCAACTTGTGAAGCGGTTCCTGATTAATGCCAACCTTGACGACTTGATTGAAATGGatatattattaagatatgGTATACGGTACTTGATGAGTGATACTCGAGAAAATTCCACCCTCATCTACTGCATCACGAAAATGGTTAGCCTTGCTTGTTATATCGGATATCTGGCGAAGGTTAATGAATCATTTAGTGACTGCTTGAGGTGGGTTAGAGAATTCTTGGAAGTGCACTCTGATAGAGGTTTTTACAAGGTTTCTGGGAAGTATACCTGTCTTCGACATCTAGTCGTGCGGAAATGTATTATGACAGCTGGCCTGGATTCACGAGAGGCATTGAGGGATGAAAATTTTGTGGAGGCACTGAGACAAGAAGTGAGCGACAAACTTGGACAATCATACATTGGTTTAAGTGAAATGCGAGCTGCGGCAGTTGATCATTTTGAAAACGAGGTTGAATAA